Genomic DNA from Scatophagus argus isolate fScaArg1 chromosome 15, fScaArg1.pri, whole genome shotgun sequence:
AGGGATCAGCACCACCAGTGAGATAATAGTAGTGAAAATCAGGGCTGGTGATGGAGTCAGTCTGTGGACATGAGCCATGGCCAAAATATCTGGCTACAAAAGAAATACAAGTCTGAGTGAAACTCTGTGACAACCATCTTATACTGAACAACATTAATTCATAAGGTGAAGAAATTCTCACCATGTGTCCTTCCCTGGCAGCAACAAAGCACACACGACCACCGCTGAAGAACGTCCCGTTCAGTGAACCAAAAGCAGACAatgctgcagccacagacatGATCCAACCCCAGCTTCCTAACACCTTATTCCTATGGGAAAAGATTGAAGTTCTCAGAAAAGCTGAAACAGCAGGTATAAAAAAACTATCTGCTAAAAGTATAAAGCATCATGGGGCTTGGGAACTTAATTCAGATTTATCTTCACTGTTCAAAACGTTGATGATTTGTCAGCTTTTATCAGGTTAAAGGAAAACACCACCGATTTGCAGTTCCCCAAATGGCGAtttgaggctggctccaaaagtgAGTCAACCCTCATagcacccatccatccattttctataccgcttatccattggggtcacaggggagctggagcctatcccagctgactacgggcaagaggcaggaTACACCAAGGacaggccaacacacaaagacagacaaccacacactctcacactcacacctagggggcaatgtagagtagccaactaacctaatgtgcttgtttttgggattgtgggaggaagggACAGTAGCGGCTTTAGGCACGGGCAAACCGGGCAGGTGCCCATTTCATGACACAAGGGGGCGGCATGACATGCATACTGTAATCATACAGTGAGAACACAGCATACCGTTATCTTTTGCTCATttcacctcttcttcttttcttttttttctaaattggGCACCTGATGgctttgacctttttctgtccatctctgcgtTTACTCGACAATCAACAACATTTTCCCAACGCTGTCACTCACGACCAGGAGTCAAGACTAAATCAATTCACTTTGGTGACCACATAATCATTTTGTATTACCTATTTTTATTTGGCCATTTCACACAACGTTTGAAAAACGCGTTATATGAAAGAAAGTCAAGGTGTGACTGACTTTAGCCATTTTATACAGTGGGGATTCCCCCTGCCCGTTCAATTTGGGATAGACCCAGAGGTGAACTGTCCCCGCGTCCCTCCCCTttccctttctcacacacacaagcaagcagGTGCGCCTGCAGCTGCAGATTTCCCACACAGCAATATGACAGATTCGCAGATTCGCACTATTGTccacccctttcccctccctcacccctcttCTTAACATcggaccaggtgaggagagaactgaggcggCTGAAGAGCAGGAAAGCTGCAGAACCAGACAGGATCAGCCCCAGACTGcttagggactgtgctgaccagctctgtgaggtggtctTGTACATCTTCAACCGGGGCCTTAGTCTGGAGAGGATCCCtgtcctgtggaagacctcctgtgtggttccagttcttaagactgcacaccccaaggagccaaaccactacaggcctgttGCCCTGACCtcccacctgatgaagaccatggagaggctcatcctcagtcaccttcgctctgtggTGAGTACAGCACTGCACCGGGCACGGACTgacctggagagtgctgggagcgctgtgagaatcatgttttttgacttctcaagcgcattcaacacaattcaaccggtgctgctgagaggaaagctggagagagcaggagtggttggacatttggctgcttggatcactattttatgactctgtggtagcctctgctattcaatacgctgtggtctgttggggaccgggcagcacggactGGGACAGGAaaagactaaataagctggtcaggagggccagctctctctggactccgtggaggaggtgggtgagaggaggatgttagccaagctgacatccatcatggacaacatCAAAGTCAACATCATGgactcaccctctgcatcagatagtggaggctctgagcagctccttcagcagcagcctgctacaccctcagtgtaggaaagAGCGCTAACACAGGTCCTCCATTCCCcctgctgttagactgtataattctatggtccagtcctctttcctcccttaagaggacttgtatatagctgtgtattgtactgtttttactgtaccttgtaaattgttaatttattttacctctacattcttttgtaactgtttttgcacactttttgcactcctcttctgtccttgtgagctgccacaagtgaatttccccactgcgggatcaataaagttcatcaataaagttcatctcaaaatataaaatatcatttAGTTGTGTGAAACTTAAACCCACTTTGCACTTTGGGACTCAAATTCAAACCCACTCAGTGAACTACATCATTGTCTCTCAGAGCATACATTTCCAAAACCAACAAGAGAAAGTATTAAATGTAgtaaaaatcacaacaaatctGAGAAACTGCACCTTTCTTGAATTGTGCAATCAACTTTTGAATTGACAAATGTGTCATTAAAGGCACAATTCAGAATccaaaaattatttgttttttttctgaaacaagGTCCTATGGTGGTCCACTCATGTCTCTCTATAAATAGTTTTCTGTGGAATTAGTTTTACAAACAGACCAGCCAAGAAGTCtgtgctcctcctctttcccaTTTTTGGATTAGTCAAGCACTGTCAAGATGCTGACTTTAGCCACCACAATAGTTGTAGTCACcacactttaaaatgtgtaatttgaACACCTGGGCTTGTTTATCTGACTCTGTCCACATCAGGTGCTGACTTACCCCCAGGTTACTGCTACTGCGCTGGAGGACATGAGCTCTCTTGGTGTCATCACCGTCAAGTAGCTCACATTCACCAGCAGATATAAGCCAGTCACCAGAGAAATGGCTATGATAACAGCCCTAGGAAGATTTACCTGGAAGAAAGAAGGCAACATCAATTTTATGTTCCAGTCAGCATGTAAACATCAAGAACTGAACGACACTTCCAGGGCGAAAACATGCACTTCCATGGTTTATATGCTTTCCCCACCAAAATCTCGGAAATTTTACCCCAAATTTCGTACAGTCATTTCCCAGTAAGGCTGAAAAGTAAACAGTGGTTCATCACCTATTCTTCACttagaaaaaacatttacaggcTGGTAAAAAAAGTGTTAGTCTCTATAGCTAATGTCTCCTTACATGACAGCGGTGGGGTGAAATTTTCTATAACTTACTCATTAAAATACATCAGAATACACATTAATAAAACCAACATGGCTGTCACCTTGgcacagaaaaaatattaaaagaagtgaaaatCACAATAAATCTTAAAGGAGAGACAGTTGATTTTGCAAGCTCGCAAGCATGCAGAAAAGAGCTGTGATTGAAAATTGTCTGTCACCTGCTTTTTCCCAAAAAACATTCTGAGATTTGCTGCTTGATGCTGTTTTCCCAATTTATGTTCATTGCTCATATGCACATGATAAATTCACAGGCAGGCATATATCTTTGTTACAGTTAGATAAAACAAGTGCAACACGAGAAATACACCTTGAGCGTCTTTATGTGACAATGTCAGGGCGAAGTCCATACTGGTCTAGTCTTACTGAAAAGGTTAAACGTTTTAACTTTAGTTCTGAACGGGCACACAGTCAGCAGATTGGTGAGTGGATTTTGAAATAAGCATCCACCCAAAGTTGGTGAAAAACAGGTTATACAATAACACTGTTCAGATTAGCTTGTTGTCTTTCCAGTTTGGGACCTTTGTCCTGTTAAAAATGTAGCAAGGCGTCATCTGGCCAATGACTACAGGAACTGTtgtatttgaataaaatataatacatacaatacattgtgtaacacataataaatacattttcacctCTGGTCTTCTTAACTCCTCTGTGACATAGTTCAGGTTGTACCAGCCAGCATAAGACCACAGTCCTTGATAAAAGGCCATTCCTAGAGTGCTCACAGAGTACTGAGTGTCTTTGAATGAATTCTCAACTTTCAAATTCTCCACAATGACACTGCTGTTCTGAATGACCTCCACTATACTTCCAATTATGATAAATGTCAATGTTAGCACCTTGGCCACCAAGAAGATCACTTGGACTCTGATGGCAAAGCGCACATTCAAGATGTTGACTATGGCATCAACCAGTATagtcacagctgcagcacactTCACTGCCACCTGAGGAGGATAGCAGTCAGTGTAAAACACTGCCAGAACATACTCTGCAATGCTAATACCCATTGCAGCTATGCCAAATGGCTTCACAATCATGATAAAAGTGACTGCTGCAAAGAAAGCAGGACATGAACCATAGATCCTTAGTATGTAGATGAACTCCCCACCAGATTCAGTTATGATTGTCCCAAGTTCGGCATAGGACAGAGCTGCTAACATAGCAACTAATCCTGAGAGAGCCCAGATCACCAGACTTGCTCCAGGACTCCCCACGTAGGCCAGTACAAACTGTGGTGACATGAATATACCGGATCCAATCATAGTGCCTGAAATAAGAGCAACACCGCCAATCAGCCCAATTTCCCGCTTGATTTTCAGGGTTTCAGGTTCTGCCATGGTCAAGTCAGTAAGCCCAAGATGAAGACGCTGTAGTTCTTGTTGCCCCGTACAGATATGGCGTGCAACTAAAGAAACTGTTAACTGATAAAGCAGTACTTGCAAAAGGGGCAGTTAAAACTGTTTGCTTGAATTTAATATTAACTCCACTTTGCTTGTAAATCTATGGAGACAGTCGATTGTGTAAGCTTGCAAGCATGCATGACCCAGAAAAGAGCTGTGATTGAAAATTGTCTGTCACCTGctttttctgcaaaaaacatTCTGAGATTTGCTGCTTGATGCTGTTTTCCCAATTTATGTTCATTGCTCATATGCACATGATAAATTCACAGGCAGGCATATATCTTTGTCACAAACAAGTGCAACACTAGAAACACAACTTGAGTCTAGTCTTACTGGAAAGTTTAAGCATTTTAACTTCTGAACGGGCACACATTCAACAGACTGGTATGCGGATTTTCAAATAAGCATCCATCCAAAGTTGGTGAACGAGAGGTTATACAATAACACCATTCAGATTAGCTTGTTGTCTTTTCACTTTGGGACCTTTGTcctgttaaaaatgtaacaagGAAAGGCCATTTCTATTGCTCTGGCTGACGGTAAAATCTTTCACAACAAACTTTGGAATTCTTCTGCTTGCCTATTAGTCCTAGCAGGTGATgaagacatacacacattacaGATCCAGTAATCAAGTGATGTCCAACATTCAGGTAATGTCTGGGAGCACTGGCAGCAACTCTCAGGATTTCCTAATTTGACCCTTTAATCCTTCCAGTTGTGTGTTTCTAGACAGATCTGAATGTAAATgccctctctgtgtctttgcttCTCATTGTAATTACAATTCATCTGTATGCAAATGTCCCTTTCCTGGCTTTTGTCTCCATTTGTAATTCTAGGTGCCAAGTTCTTCACACCATCAATAGAGTGAACTCAGTCTTGTGAAGGAAAGCTTATTTtgttctcttgttctctttcttcaGCACAACAGTTCAGTATAAGAACTGCATCTCTGCTGATGCTTCATCAATTACCCCGCACCTCTGTCTTACCCTCACTCTTGAGCAATACAACCCCAAAATATTTGAACTATTTTGAGCAGCAGATTGCTCCCAGTCCTCGCCTTGGAAGCACTGATTCTCGTTCTTTTACATACTTCACACCTGGCCACAGTGTTCCTTCTGTGTGCTGGAGATTACTGCCAAAAGAAGCCAAGAGAACTACACtgtctgcaaaaacaaaacatgccaTGCTGAGATCACTGGACCAGGCATTGTCTTTTGAAGACTGCATGCAGTTGTCCTGGCGAGATCCTTAATGgcttctgtcatttaaatggACCCAAGGGTGGCGGTCTCTCAGATTCCCCCTCCAAGTACAcaagtcattttaatttataGCAAATTGTAAGTAAACTATAGAGTAAATTATAAAAAATTACTGAGCATGAAAGTTCAttgcaaaaaacagaaacttacTTCAGGATGTTTCAGCTCCTCAGTTAAATAATTCAGCGTGTTCCAGCCATCAAAGCACCACAAGCAGTGATAGAAAGCAAGGCCAGTTGAGCTGACGCCAACATTTGTTCCCTCAAAGGAATAATCAaagttttctgtgtgtctgaggaaaAGCATCACAACACCTCCCAGTGCGATCACTGCAAGTGTCAGCACTTTGACTACCATGGAAACCATCTGGATGAGGATGGCCAAGCGGACGCTCATACAGTTAACTGCAGTCATCACTATGATAGCTGCTGCAGCCACCAACTTCACTGCCAGTTGTGGAGGGGGGCAGCTGAAAAACGGGGCCACAACATATTCAGCGAAGTTCAGAGCAATTCCTGTGGCACTGGCAGGCCTCATGACGATGATGAAGCTGAAGGCAAACATGAAGGCCACCACTTTCCCTGCTGTCCTCAGAATGTAAACAAATTCTCCACCAGACTCTGGTATGACTGTGCCCAGTTCAGCATAGCAGAGACCTGCTAGCATGGCTATCAATCCAGAGCAAGTCCATATGACTAAGCTGGCACCAGGGCTGCCAATGGCAGACAGCACATACTGGGGGGATATGAGAATCCCAGATCCTACCACGGTGCCAACAATGAACGACAGAGCTCCTATGATCCCCATTTCTCTCTTCAGGTTGAGTGTCTCTTGGGCAGTTGCCATTGTTTGAGTGCTCGGTCTTGTTaaatttgtttcaaaatgtagaCAGGACAACAGGGGTAAAATGAACAATGGACACCTtaataaaaatactcaaaaggaaacagaagcaggcaAACTCAAAGTGGCTGTAAATTCAAGTATAAAAGCCCAAGTCTAAACAAAGAATAATCCAAAAGAAAGCGTGGTGAAAGTCAACAAAAATAATCCAGAGGACAAATGAAGAAAGAACTCCGATGATGATGATACAGACTCCCAGGAAACATGCAGAATAAAAGTCtagagaaacacacaggaaccaCAGGGAAACACAACTAACAAAGgcgacacagacagactgacacagagggaagatGCAGCACAGCTTACATACACAAAGGAGACCAGACATaggtgaaaacaaacagggtggggcaaacaatcaaaactggagggaaaacaaacagacaggaaatgtaaaggTTAACaagaaacagaggagaaaactACGAAATAAAACAGGAATGAACTAAACAGAAAATCCAAACCACGACAGTCCTCTCCCTTCAATGGAAAGTTCCCCAATGTCCCTGCAAAAACACTGCTTGTTCTGAGGCCAATGCTCTGGCTGACAGCAATATGTTCCACGACCAGCTTTGGAATTTTTCTGCTTAGTCctttgatatatatattttcttcaaTCCTACAAGTTGTGTACCCATCTGGCATTTATTTGCAATGAATTCTTAACACCAAACTGTTCCTGGTGATCATCTTTAAGTTAAGGTTGAAAGCTTGAGACCAGAGCACTGCTTGTGTCATTTTTTGGAAGAACTTTGCTCATATGTGTGGTGTTTTCAAACCACTTCAGCAAGCGTTAGTGGGTTGCAGCAACTTTTTTGCTTCAAGCTCCCTCTAGATGGCAAGAGTGAATCCAGTCGAGTTGAAGGTGCATTTTTAAGGGTGAGTGTAAATGAATATGCCAAGTTTGtctacaaaacaaatgaaagcaattTTTAAGACACTGCTTCTTCTGAGGCTATTGCTCTGGTTGACAGTAATATGTTTTACAACCAACTTTGAAAATTTTCTGCTTAGTCCTAAAGTTGTGTGTTTCTAGACAGACCTGAATGTAAatgccctctctctgtctttgcttctCATTGTAATTACAGTTCATCTGTATGTAAATGTCCCTTTCCTGGCTTTTGTCTCCATTTGTAATTCTAGGTGCCAAGTTCTTCACACCATCAATAGAGTGAACTCAGTTTGGTGAAGGAAAGCTTATTTtgttctcttgttctctttcttcaGCATATCATTTGGTATTCATCTGAAATTTCACCAGCACCAATGGCCtcttttaatgagaaaaatcagcttttttcttttcttttttaagctCCTCTTTTAGATCCCTGGTCTGCTTCATTATTTCATCTGATGATAAATTTGCAGCCCTTTTTGTTGCTCAGTGACATCCTGTAGGACATACACTGTATAAAGTCTAGTGGGAGTTAGTAAATAAACTATGGCTGCAAAACATTGCAAATGCAAATCATTTACTGCTTATCATCTCAGAAGAAAATATGTATTACTTTATTTCTTTAGGGCGATGGTGGTGAGACAGGTGAGCGTCACCTTGGACCGTGGACAGCTCAATAGGTCCTATTAAATAACTCCTTCAGTGggtagaagagcttaagttggggccactggacttcagtttaaaagcgaagacgtttcacctctcatccaaaaggcttcttcagttaTGATTACCTGGTTGGGAGTCCCAGCTATTAAACCTAGTTGTTACACCCATCCAGCCAATATGTAACTGCAAGGGGGTTGTATGGGTCTTTGTCATGTACAGCCATCGTATGACTTGTAAGAGTCACATGgagaatctacacagaaaaCTCCTTCAGTGTAATAACACTTTGCACTGAAATCCTTATAGCCCTGTACTTACCTCTGGACGTTTCAACTCTTCAGTGACATAGTTCAGGTTGTTCCAGCCATCATAGGACCACAGTCCCTGATAAAAAGCAATGCCAATTGGACTGATGCCCACAATTGTGTTGTCAAAGGAGTCCTCAAAGTTTTCAGTATGCCCTCTGAAAAGCATCACCACGCCTCCTACTATAATGACTGCCAGGGCCAGAACTTTGGCCACCATAAAAAACACTTGGACTGACATGGAAAAGCGAACGTTGATGCAGTTCACGACGGCTAGAACTATAATAGCAGCTGCAGCCACGCACTTCACCAGCAGGACTGGAGGGGGGCAGTCTGAGTAGAAAGGAGCCAAAACGTACTGGGCAAAACCCAGTGCCAAACCAGCAACACCAGCAGGtctcacaaaaaacacagagctgaagatTAACATGAAGGCGAAAACTGGACCTGAAGTCCTGAGGATGTAGATGTACTCTCCCCCTGATTCTCGTATAACAGTTCCCAGCTCAGCATAGCAGAAAGACGCCAGTATCACCAGTAAACCACAGGATGCCCACACCACCAAGCTGGCTCCTGGACTGCCAATGGCATAAAGCACTGTCTGTGGGGTCATGAAGATCCCAGCTCCGATCATTGTCCCACCGATGAGGGACACGGCTCCCATCAGCCCCACTTCCCGCTTCAGGCTGAGCTTCTGCGTCTTGTCGTCCATTATCACAGACTGTTTTTTGAGACCTATCGCCTTTACCTCTGAAGAAAACACTATAATTCTGTGGCCAAGGTCATTCTTGCAGCCAACAACAGAGTTAATAATTACGTGGGCTCTTCAAACTGCTGAGTGTATTTGTAAGAGCCTGCATTGCTTTGCGCAGTTTTCTCCAGGATGAACAGTGTTCATTATGTTGGCCCCAGGTATGGCCATATCTTTGTTGTCTGTGCTCCTTTCTTTGCTTCAGGATGTCAGAGATGTATAGACTATATCTGAAATCATCAATCAGACCTGCTGGCCTACCAAATAACACTGACATCTCTGGTTGGGTTTTctattcacacacagaaaaaatttatttgatttatttgaaacaATTTTACATCAACTATGCCACCATACTAACAACCATAAAACTGAATGACAATTACTTTAGcattttatgaatattttagCTGTTTTACTTTCAGCTATTGGTATAAATATAAACTCTTATCAAATAATATGGAAGTTAATCAAGATGATGAAACATTTATGCGGCATGTtcaatctgaaaaacacacatccaaTCGGTGAGTGATGTTTTACAACATCTTATCACAGTGATGGCCTTGACTTTATGACTTAATATTTCTGTATGGCTCCAAtctaaaacacagaacaaagccaaaaaacatgtttttttttctggtgcaTATAAGAGTGAAAGTAACATTGTCCAAATGTAGAAGATATACTGCACAGTTtcaagtgacacacacacactatgatgTCAAACCAGGTATCCTGTGATGCAATGGCAACCCACTTTCACAGACCTGCAGTCAGCGTCTTTCTTGTTACACTTAATCCAGGGCTATCCTACCGTAGTGATATACAGTAGACATCTAGAACAGTTTCATTCAGTGGTCCCTCTTTCATCTGACAAGCTCCATCAGGAGGCTTTATCTTCCCCTCCTGTGATAAACAGGTGAGCAGTCTTGCTGGAGTGCAACATCTGTCCAGCTCGCTGTGCTCCAGTGATGGCAGCTAACTTGTGGGCATCGTAGCGGGAGTAAAGGGCAGTGCATGTCCAACTGGCCTCTTCTCCCCGACCGTCTGCTGCCAGCATGTTACACACCTCGCTGTAGAAGTGGGGGAAGGAGGGCAGTCCATAAAATATCAGATTCTGGATCCCTTTGATGGTGTACCTTAATAAAAGAAGTCAGAGATCAGGATTTCTGCCAGGCTCAAGACAATTTTCATACCACAGAGTGTAGAGTAACACCTGCAGCACAACCAGAGAGTTAAAGCTGGATGGACAACCATATAGTagtcatttttatcatttcatcatttatttttatcatttttttttaatcctgctATACACTGCTGGAATAGGTCCACAATGTACCCACACACTCTACTGCTGAAACAATTGTCAAACACCTCCCTGGCACCTGCAATCtaattcaaaaacatttcatagcTAATCTACAGTAAGATATTTAAGACTATTTt
This window encodes:
- the LOC124072059 gene encoding b(0,+)-type amino acid transporter 1-like isoform X1; protein product: MAEPETLKIKREIGLIGGVALISGTMIGSGIFMSPQFVLAYVGSPGASLVIWALSGLVAMLAALSYAELGTIITESGGEFIYILRIYGSCPAFFAAVTFIMIVKPFGIAAMGISIAEYVLAVFYTDCYPPQVAVKCAAAVTILVDAIVNILNVRFAIRVQVIFLVAKVLTLTFIIIGSIVEVIQNSSVIVENLKVENSFKDTQYSVSTLGMAFYQGLWSYAGWYNLNYVTEELRRPEVNLPRAVIIAISLVTGLYLLVNVSYLTVMTPRELMSSSAVAVTWGNKVLGSWGWIMSVAAALSAFGSLNGTFFSGGRVCFVAAREGHMPDILAMAHVHRLTPSPALIFTTIISLVVLIPGDFQSIVNYFSFTAWFFYAITLSGLVYLKIKRPELPRPYSVPIIIPIVVLIVAIALVLAPIIDNPQIEYLYVAIFILSGAIIYVPFIHYKLFPGVLTKLTVFLQLFLEVAPAEKNL
- the LOC124072059 gene encoding b(0,+)-type amino acid transporter 1-like isoform X2: MDDKTQKLSLKREVGLMGAVSLIGGTMIGAGIFMTPQTVLYAIGSPGASLVVWASCGLLVILASFCYAELGTVIRESGGEYIYILRTSGPVFAFMLIFSSVFFVRPAGVAGLALGFAQYVLAPFYSDCPPPVLLVKCVAAAAIIVLAVVNCINVRFSMSVQVFFMVAKVLALAVIIVGGVVMLFRGHTENFEDSFDNTIVGISPIGIAFYQGLWSYDGWNNLNYVTEELKRPEVNLPRAVIIAISLVTGLYLLVNVSYLTVMTPRELMSSSAVAVTWGNKVLGSWGWIMSVAAALSAFGSLNGTFFSGGRVCFVAAREGHMPDILAMAHVHRLTPSPALIFTTIISLVVLIPGDFQSIVNYFSFTAWFFYAITLSGLVYLKIKRPELPRPYSVPIIIPIVVLIVAIALVLAPIIDNPQIEYLYVAIFILSGAIIYVPFIHYKLFPGVLTKLTVFLQLFLEVAPAEKNL
- the LOC124072059 gene encoding b(0,+)-type amino acid transporter 1-like isoform X3, with protein sequence MATAQETLNLKREMGIIGALSFIVGTVVGSGILISPQYVLSAIGSPGASLVIWTCSGLIAMLAGLCYAELGTVIPESGGEFVYILRTAGKVVAFMFAFSFIIVMRPASATGIALNFAEYVVAPFFSCPPPQLAVKLVAAAAIIVMTAVNCMSVRLAILIQMVSMVVKVLTLAVIALGGVVMLFLRHTENFDYSFEGTNVGVSSTGLAFYHCLWCFDGWNTLNYLTEELKHPEVNLPRAVIIAISLVTGLYLLVNVSYLTVMTPRELMSSSAVAVTWGNKVLGSWGWIMSVAAALSAFGSLNGTFFSGGRVCFVAAREGHMPDILAMAHVHRLTPSPALIFTTIISLVVLIPGDFQSIVNYFSFTAWFFYAITLSGLVYLKIKRPELPRPYSVPIIIPIVVLIVAIALVLAPIIDNPQIEYLYVAIFILSGAIIYVPFIHYKLFPGVLTKLTVFLQLFLEVAPAEKNL